The nucleotide window AGATCTTCCTTGATTGTCTAGTCTAAATTAGATTCTCCTTACTACTTTCTCATAGAACCCATTGTACTGACCACAGTTTAATTCCGAGTCTGTGTATGCAGTGTTCGATGTCCATCTCCCCTACTAGACTGGCAACTCATGAAAGCAATccatttcatttgtttaatttgttcAGTATGGTCTATCTGGTACTTGTATAcagtctggcacataataaattcttttgaagagagggaggaaagaagagagagaggagagaagagagggaaaaaaagaagggagggagggagaatggaaggaaggaagggggggagggaggaagggaagagggaaggggggaaggagaaaaaggtAGTCAAGCTAGCATATTTTCAATTTTACCCATTTTGTCACTGACAAGCCGTGTGGCCTCAAGTAAGTCATATAACCACTCTGTGTCATCTTTCCTGCGTATAAAATGATTCAGCCTCATCAGAGATACGAAGGTAAGAGGGGAGCATTTGATAAGAGTGCAATCTGCCCTCAAAAATGCAGACAGTTCCCTGCATTTGGGAGAAGGAGGAAAGTTGGAGTAGAAGGGAAGAAAACCTAGAAACAAGTTGGTCCTACTCTGGGGTTGGATCTCTGGGGGTACCAGAAGGGCAGGGGGACGAAATCCTGAGATAACTTTATTTTCCCAGAGCAAAGAAGACCTGTCCAGGGAGATAGCAAATCTATTGAACTTCCTCACCGCCGGTATTGCACAAACACCATGATTCTCCAGTGAAAGAGAGGGGCCCAGAAAAGGCCCTGGGAGATCCTGAATGCCTGCTAGGTAAGAATGAGGTGTGCCTCCACGGTGAACTGCATGGACTGGTGATTGTGGCGGGATTGACACATGCTCAGTGGACGGATGCCCCACCAAGGGCAGATGCCCGGCCTGCTCCAGCCACCTCCGTCGCCTGGGTACTACTGAAGGCCCCAGGAATGAGGGACAAGTTCGGGGATTTGACGGGAGGAAGCTGAAATGACTGAGATTACATTTCTGCCTCCTGCAGATTGGGGGCCTGAAGTCAAAGGAGAATAATTTACGTAAAATAGTTACATATTCTTATGCACCTCAATTTGTGAGTCGAACTCCAAACCTGCCACATAATCATTTTGATTAATTTCCTTTGTCTTCCACCTCATTGACCACGCACTCTTTGTTCCCCTCATCCTTCACTCTTGTCTGATTCTCTGTCTCCATCTATCTTCTCCTGGTCTCTTCTTTTGTTCTGCTCTCTTTCTCCAGCATTCTCCTCCAGACATCTCCTTGGTACCCTGCACTGCCTTCCAGCCCACGGTACCCAGAGCAAGAGAAACTGAACACTGAAATGGTCACACAGTCtggtctctgcctccatcatggGTCTTCCAAGCTCTGCTGCCTTTCCAGTGTTTTATAACCTCTTGTTCTCATCTGCTCCCCAAGTGGCTTttctacagtctttttttttttttccttttctattaggACTCCTCTGCGATTTTACTAATAACATTTCCACTGAGCAAAACAGcttataaagaaaaaggaaagaaggacctCTATGATTGTGAGATAATGGCCAAAATTCTTCACCCGACTTTCAATACCTTCCCAGAATGGAAGATTCTATGCCATCCCTGCCCCCACTAATCTCTCATAGAAGCCTTTCTTTCCACCTGCTAAAGATCCAGGTCTTTAGCAAATTCATATATCTTTCATCTTTAGCAAATTCATATATCTCTTAATCTTATCTAATTCGCTGCTTTTGCACAGTCCTTTCCCCTACCTAAAGtggcctctttcctcctcttcacctgtgctaattttatgtgttaagGAACAGCGGAAGACATTCCTGAACACTTCCTGTACACTCTAGCCCAcatcaccaccccaccccctcacttCAAAGTTTATATCCTTATATCCTGTATCCTTCTCTTGGACCCTATTCATGTACTGTCATATGAAGTCACCTATCTCTTTACCATATACATTTTCCCTCCTGAGTGAGATTATTAGATCTTCAAAGTTGGGAACTTATCTTTTATattgatactattattattaacaatgaAAACAGTGTTACATAGGTAGCAGGTTCCTCCCAGATGCATCAAATGACGTTTATTGAATGAATCCATGGTATCAActgaatatgttttttaattgaataatgaGATACGGAAGAAACAAAGCGAGCATGTATTGGGTAAGTGAACGCCTGAAATGAAGCCAGCAGAGTGCCCAGATGTTCTCACCCATGGGGACAGTTCCACAGTTCCAGGTCACAGTTGGATGATATTTACAAGGCTTAATACCATCCTTACTGACTTATCTCAAGTTTTCactcatatcagaaataaatgctttTGTCATGGAGCCTAATTTAAAATTCTTGGCATATAGAAGcattttattcataaaatgactgcttataattatttgttttgttttaatataactcAAAGTTACCAGAGAACATTAGATTTTTCTGATGGCCCAGTAAAGCCAAAAGCATTTCAGAAACAAATCTGAGCCAGAGggcattattttacagatgaggacacggGGGTGcagagaggctaaataatatgcccCCCAAACACACAGCTAATTGGTGAAAAGATCTGGTCTAGAATACAGATCCCTTGAGTCCCCACACCATATTCTCTTCTACATACATCCTGCTGCCTCTATTAGTGAAAGAATGAAAGGACATCCTGCAATATAGACaaccccccaatttttttttgtagaacaGTACCTCACAGTTTAATTGATCTATGTATTTATTAGCTAATATTAATGCAGCAGAGGGGACAAAAAGCTCACAAACAGTCCACATATTTCACAAGACACATTGCAGGAAAAAAAGTGACTAAGAAGGACCAATAGTATCCTAGGGTCTTGGTGGATGCATTCCTGGGGGAGATGGACCTCTTATTTCTGGGGGAGGGGGTCTCATTCCTGGAGGGGCATGCCTCGAGTAGAAAGAAGCCCAATCGGTGGGCCCATGGATGGTCTCATAGCAGGTGGAAGAGCCATAATTCCTGGAGGTGGGGTTACTCGAGCAGCAGGTGTAGTCCCCCGTCCTGGTGGATACTGAGTTGGGGTTCCAGCAATGTTGCCAGTAGCAGGAACTGCAGCAGCTGTGACAGTGCCTCTTCCTTGTGGGGTCATTACCTGTTGGGATGGGCCCCCAACCCCTCAGACAAGGCCTGCTAATCCAGCAGGAGCCTGGGGCATTGGAACACCAGTTGGAACACCTCTGCCAGCTGCCCTACCAACCCCAGGGCCTCCTGCAGCTCCAGCAAGTGGAACCCAAGCAATGCCAGTATCTCTGGGGGTTGGTCCCTCCACAGTCATGGAAACCAAGTTCTCCCCTTGCAGCAACACCAGACCCAAAACCCGCTTTTCTTCATGCTCTGGCTACTTAGCATTCTTTGGCTTGATCTTCCTGAACTCATCACAATCGCAGAGGATCAAGTTCATATGCTTGTCAAAAGCCTTAAAGGCACCAAGAAGATCTGGTCATCTTGCAAGACACATCTCATCCTATAGTAAATGTGCTGCAGCATCTTGCTGCTCTTCCCCACAGTCATGATTGCTTTTCCACCAAATCCAATGTCCACAGGAAAGTTTCAGGATCCTTAAGACCTAAGGGAAGGCTACAGATCAAGGTATGACGAAGGTTCTCCTACAAACAATGCAAGCTGGGGCGGAAGCTTCGAATAGTAGATAGAGcctggtttttttctttgttttgctctctTGGAATCTGCTACCTGGGTGTTCCAATACTGCTTTAACCACCTCTTGGTGTCTCAGCTAAGAATGCCTGTCTCAGTTCCGCCTGGAAATCCACCACAGGTACTTGCTGCTGCTGAGATCGCCTTGGGTACAGGTGGCACTCCTGGTTGTTCAGTGAGGCTGTGCTTCTCCGTTTGACTTGGACTTCTCCCTCTGGTACGTGCTGTTCTGTGGTCCATCTCAGGTGTAAACGGTCCCTCCAGGCCGCTCCATCGCGCCTCTGGCTGCTCTTCAGAACACAATGTTAGGCATCTCGGTGGCCGCCCCACTCTACGCTGCCCTTGCTCAGGTGGCACCAACTAATAGGCTGGCTCTCcctgccaatttttaaaatgctataaaagACTACAGCATAACCTATATCATGCTGTGTGTAGGAGAAGCATAATTCCCAGCACCCTAAGCAAATCCCTGTGGCAGCTCCTCTCAACACAGGCAGGATTGAAATGGATGTAAACTTGTGATCCAGGACTAGGTGCACATGGGACAGCCAAGCTGAGTTGAAGCCAGCACCAAGACTTCAACCCTCAAGGCGCAGGAATGGCCAAGTGGAAATCAACCACCTCCACCCTCACATTTGCTTTGTCTTTGAAGATCCTCAAGTAGCCATCCCTCCTTAGTCAAGTCCCTCATCCGACTTTAAACTTGTCTCAGCTGTGTTAAAGGGAGGCCCAATGGCCTAGCCCTCCAATGTCACATACGTACCTATTATCAGTGGCCTGCTCATGACAAGGACTTAATCCACTCACACAGGTAGGTGATAccgaaaaacaacaacaacaaagcaaacTTGGCTAATTAACCAAAAGATTGGATTTCATAGCCGTTTGTTGTTCGCTAACCATGTGGATTTGATTCAGTCTACACATGTGTATCAAGAGGGGATTGGAATAGAAAAATGCTTTTCATATAGTGTTCCCAGGAACACTGGGGTCTCCCAGAGGGAATGCTATGGTTTTATCAGGTTAGGCATCCACATGTCCCCAACCTGACTTCAATCAGACCTGTTCTGTTTTAATCTACATTAGTATCCTGCTTACGCTGAATCAGAAAACAAtcctgtgggaattccctggcggtccagtggttaggactccgcacttgtcactgccgagggcgcggcttcaatccctggtcaagggattaggatcctgcaagctgagcAGCTTGgccagattaaaaacaaaacgaaacagaacaaaacaaagcaacccccccacacacacacacaaacacaatccttctttaaaaaacaatagtaataaaaacaaaactgcctTGTAAATCCACATGTTCTCCAATCTATGAGGTATCTGGGGGCAGGCTGGGCCTCACGGAGCCTTTCCGATCATACCAGGTAGGTCTGAGCCTGCCTGGGGTCAGTCTGCATTGGTGAAAGTGCCCACCACAGAAACTGAAAGAAGCCCTCTTCCCCTCGAGGGCCCTCTAGGCCATGAGTTACTGAGGATTCTAATTCATCCAAAGGTTACAGatgaaataaattacttttctctATTGCTTAGACATATCGTAAAAAAGCTCCGGGGTCTTAACAAGtgtaattcaattcaattcaattcaattcaattataTTCTACCCATTAACTTAGTACTGTTACGTGTTGAGGCAGAGATTtgacattttgttgttgttgtttatttttgttactgtttttttttttccaaacttacCCCAGAAACTGTAGCTTCTACGTC belongs to Pseudorca crassidens isolate mPseCra1 chromosome 14, mPseCra1.hap1, whole genome shotgun sequence and includes:
- the LOC137205752 gene encoding SNRPN upstream reading frame protein-like, encoding MQTDPRQAQTYLSSQRRDGAAWRDRLHLRWTTEQHVPEGEVQVKRRSTASLNNQECHLYPRRSQQQQVPVVDFQAELRQAFLAETPRGG